One Candidatus Ornithobacterium hominis genomic region harbors:
- the rpsT gene encoding 30S ribosomal protein S20: protein MANHKSAIKRIRQTQTRRLRNKYYHTSMRSAIRKLRTETDKEKALEKLPEVSSMIDRVAKRNIIHKNKAANLKSKLAKHINAL, encoded by the coding sequence ATGGCAAATCATAAGTCAGCAATAAAAAGAATTAGACAGACGCAAACTAGAAGGCTGCGTAATAAATATTATCATACTTCTATGAGATCAGCAATCAGGAAGTTACGTACTGAGACAGATAAAGAAAAGGCATTAGAGAAGCTGCCAGAGGTTTCTTCTATGATTGATCGTGTTGCGAAAAGGAATATTATCCATAAAAACAAAGCCGCTAATTTGAAAAGCAAATTAGCTAAGCACATTAATGCGCTATAA